The proteins below come from a single Aegilops tauschii subsp. strangulata cultivar AL8/78 chromosome 6, Aet v6.0, whole genome shotgun sequence genomic window:
- the LOC109756116 gene encoding uncharacterized protein codes for MEGDLPQPPSKVLDDDELLAAEALLRVGFPAMPVCADIMEGETPPATAAAVSKVLDDDNLLAEILIRVGLPTTLVRAAAVCRRWLHHASDRKFLRRFRELHPPRLLGLHVIEQGRFAWPTAECFVPMLPLPPELGAVVRRVSSSLGSYRRDDVRSTRVIGCRNGSLLIQHRMIEGSSRLGVHRLLFPEKGMTFVPARPRPKIHSSVHAYQEEILTKEGEGGLSYLYMLVPYTREREDEVQVYMLKDGVWCMHGNLTVDGKLNLSRPDEGPVLVDNKIYIAVDRSEITVLDLTSLSFSEIQLPQGVDRGGIGERSTSLARADAAGVYLIHVKELQIRLWLHKEGDWLLVDTICHR; via the coding sequence ATGGAGGGCGATCTGCCGCAGCCGCCATCCAAGGTGCTCGACGACGACGAATTACTCGCCGCCGAGGCCCTCCTCCGCGTGGGCTTCCCCGCCATGCCCGTCTGCGCCGACATAATGGAGGGCGAGACAccgccggcgacggcggcggcggtatCCAAGGTGCTCGACGACGACAACCTCCTCGCCGAGATCCTCATCCGCGTCGGCCTCCCCACCACGCtcgtccgcgccgccgccgtctgcAGGCGCTGGCTCCACCACGCATCCGACCGCAAGTTCCTCCGCCGTTTCCGTGAGCTCCACCCTCCCCGCCTCCTCGGCCTCCACGTCATTGAGCAGGGCAGGTTTGCGTGGCCGACCGCCGAGTGCTTTGTGCCGatgctgcctctgcctccggagctCGGCGCGGTGGTCCGCCGCGTAAGCTCCAGCCTGGGTAGCTACCGGAGGGACGACGTAAGATCGACCCGCGTCATTGGCTGCCGGAACGGCAGTCTACTCATCCAGCACCGCATGATCGAAGGCAGTTCTAGACTTGGCGTGCACAGGCTGCTATTCCCTGAGAAAGGCATGACCTTTGTTCCAGCACGCCCACGCCCCAAAATCCACAGTTCCGTTCACGCATACCAGGAAGAAATCCTCACCAAAGAAGGAGAAGGCGGCTTGTCTTACTTGTACATGTTGGTGCCGTATACCAGGGAGAGGGAAGATGAGGTACAAGTATATATGTTGAAGGATGGTGTCTGGTGCATGCATGGTAATTTGACCGTAGATGGCAAGCTCAATCTTAGTCGGCCGGATGAAGGACCCGTGCTTGTCGACAATAAGATCTATATTGCAGTTGACCGGAGCGAAATTACTGTCTTGGATTTGACGTCCTTGAGTTTCTCCGAAATTCAGCTCCCACAAGGGGTGGATCGTGGCGGCATTGGCGAGCGAAGTACCAGCTTGGCGCGTGCTGATGCCGCTGGTGTATACCTTATCCATGTCAAGGAGCTTCAAATTCGCCTATGGCTCCACAAGGAAGGCGACTGGTTGCTAGTGGACACCATTTGTCACCGGTAG